Below is a window of Deltaproteobacteria bacterium DNA.
GGTAAATAAGGATTCCTGTACCGAAAAAGAAAGTAACCAGGCAGAAGAGCATCCTCCAGGTCCACGACGGAAGAGGGGTCACCTTCCCCAACCCGCCGCAGACCCCGCCAATCCACTTATCCTCCTGCGATTTTGTCAACCGGTGGAGCCAATTCTGTTCTTCCATAGTATCCCCCATTGCTGCCGCTTAAGCCAGGCCGGCCGGGACTGCGACCCGACAGGGCCACGCCGCAGTGACGACCCGGTCGGCGCCAACATATTATTGAACCGCTCCTTAAATAATAAAAGGATGTCTCAACACAGTCAATAAAAGAAAAAATGGGTTAAAATCTCCCGACTCAACTCCGAATGTCCTCTCTCCCCCGCTCTATCCATCTTGAACATTGAACCTATTCCTTGTTGCTCCCTTTGAGCCTTGAGCTTATTCTCTGCTCGATTGGCCTTGCCTACTTTGAAAAAATATGGTATTATTTTGTCATACCTTATACCAAATTTGGGAGTATTCAAATGAAAAGAAATCGTGTGGCCATGACCATCTCTCTTTCCCCGGAGATAGCCGAAGATTATGAAAAGATTGCCCGTCAGGAGGCCAAAAATAAGAGCCAGCTTTTCCGGGACATGTTCCGCCTTTACCAGGAAAGGTCTCGGGAAAAGGAATTTTTTGAACTCCAGAGGTATGGAGCCAAACAAGTCCGAGCGAAACGGGTCTTCACCGAGGCAGAAATTGAACGAATCGTCCTGGAAGGCCGGTGAAATTAAAAATTGTTTTTGATACCAATATCTATATCTCAGCTTTCGCCATTCCCGGAGGAAAGGCCGAAGAGGCCTATCTTCAAGCCATCAAGAGGAAGTTCATCCTTTGTTCCTCCCTGGCCATTCTGGCTGAAACGGCAAAAAAACTAAAGGAAAAATTTGACTGGTCAGAAGGGAAAATAACCGACCTTTTAAAAGCCATTTCGAAAACGGCAACGATTGTCAAGACCAAACCGCATATCAAAGTCCTAACGGATGACCCCGACAATCGAATTCTGGAATGCGCCTTAAAAACCAAAGCCGACCATATTGTCTCCGGCGACAAACATCTGCTTTCCTTGAAGGCCTTCAAGGGGATCTCTATCCTGTCCCTATCTGATTTTGTCAGGATGATCAATTTGGATCATCTCCAAAAGAGTTGACCTTTCCTTCGAGCTTTAAACTTATTCCTCACCCTCTTCCCTTAAGTTCGCCCCGGCGGACGCTCCTCAAGCGCAGGGCTCCTCAAATCCCAGGGGGATGCGCCCTTTTCCCCCTTTGAATCTTCAGGGTTTAGTTTTCTTTTCTTTCACCCCGAACTCCGAATGTTCTCTCTCCCCGCCCTATCAACCTTGAACGTTGAACATTGAACTTATTTCTTCCTGGCCCTCCTTGAGCTTTGAGCCTATTTTCATATTTTCTTCTTGACAAATTAGCCGGTTATATGAAAAACTCCTATCAACTTTAATCTTACAGCCCTCCATCTT
It encodes the following:
- a CDS encoding CopG family transcriptional regulator, which codes for MKRNRVAMTISLSPEIAEDYEKIARQEAKNKSQLFRDMFRLYQERSREKEFFELQRYGAKQVRAKRVFTEAEIERIVLEGR
- a CDS encoding putative toxin-antitoxin system toxin component, PIN family; translated protein: MKLKIVFDTNIYISAFAIPGGKAEEAYLQAIKRKFILCSSLAILAETAKKLKEKFDWSEGKITDLLKAISKTATIVKTKPHIKVLTDDPDNRILECALKTKADHIVSGDKHLLSLKAFKGISILSLSDFVRMINLDHLQKS
- a CDS encoding PspC domain-containing protein; this translates as MEEQNWLHRLTKSQEDKWIGGVCGGLGKVTPLPSWTWRMLFCLVTFFFGTGILIYLMLWIFVPKAKQEDQEG